The genomic region TAAAAGTCTTCATAAAATTAGAAGCATTGAGAAAAAAGAGGAAACATAAAACGCAATGTAGTCCCCGCCGCCCAGGGCCGCTTCGTGCCATCCCTGGCCCTTGCTTTTACATAAAATTCCTTATGCGTCCGCTTCGGCATCCTGCCTTCACACATGCTTTAAATATGGTGTTGATTTATTATAACGCATCTCTCATAAGGCATTTTATGTAAATTCCGTGGCGGCAGGCAGTGTTGTAGCTTCCCCGCCCACCGCCCTTTCAGGAAAACCCCCTAACTTAGGAAAAAGGTGCACGGTAGGAAAAAGTAGGATGCCCGTTCCTTTTCCTGTCTTCCCCGTGCACCTTTTCCCCTTATGCTTGGGGGTTTCTTACTCTTGTACCCTTGAGGGTCGGGGTGGTACGAACAGTTCCGGCGCCGGGGTTTGCATAATGTTAATTATACGATGCCGCTAATCTTTTAGGCCCACCTGCCCGGCGTACCGGAGCTCATGGATGGCGGAGGTGAACGTATAATTTCACATTATGTAAAAGTGAGGGTTCCGGATGATTTACCCGAACATCCCAGGGCGTCCGGCTACCACCAGTTTCATTGCAGTATTTTCTTGGAGTTTTTAAAGCAGTTTGTGCTTTTTACCTTCAATCAGTGCTTTCATCTGTCGAAGTATTATTCTCTGCTCAATAGGGTCAAGCTGATCAAACAGTTCCATTGCTTTCAGTGTACGCTTGTTTCCGTGAAGGGTCTTTCCATTTTTCCCGTTCGCCGGTTCATCTTCGATATCCAGCAGGGTATCTATACTCAAACCGAAAAAACGGGCAATGTTTGGTAGCTTATCCTTTGGTGGACTTGTACGCTCCCGCTCATAATCGCTAATAACTTTCTGCGAAGTACCGAGCTTCCGGGCAAGTTCACCCTGTG from Chitinispirillales bacterium ANBcel5 harbors:
- a CDS encoding helix-turn-helix transcriptional regulator — translated: MGMYFYDMSFGTRIRELRKERGLSQGELARKLGTSQKVISDYERERTSPPKDKLPNIARFFGLSIDTLLDIEDEPANGKNGKTLHGNKRTLKAMELFDQLDPIEQRIILRQMKALIEGKKHKLL